The following proteins come from a genomic window of Pelagicoccus albus:
- a CDS encoding ABC transporter substrate-binding protein, with protein sequence MIHGRSVSVISGIILVALGALWQGCSENGTEELTSDTLPLVRLQANWYAQTSHGGFHQAMAKGIYEKHGVQVELMDAGPGSKFMQKVALGDADIGMNRFDSIAQAVDKGLPIVAVAIFMYHDAAAFMVREDSPVKTFSDLDGRRVMLAVGSTFEAYFRRQFDIEFKAVPYNWGYGEFMIDPELTQQSYVTNEPYFVAREGVATRTLPFYEAGYDPPQVLFANREFLEKNPDTVRRFLAATIEGYLDFMDNDPQPAFDSIHSYNPNLDQDHMRFAHGVLVDQHFLRGEPELDYQYGTMPDAKMRKVVDILKDLDLVSKELTLEECVDSSFLPGED encoded by the coding sequence ATGATCCATGGTCGCAGCGTATCAGTTATTTCCGGCATAATCTTAGTTGCTCTGGGTGCTCTGTGGCAGGGATGTTCCGAGAATGGGACGGAAGAGTTGACTAGCGATACGCTTCCTCTCGTTCGTTTGCAGGCGAATTGGTATGCCCAAACATCGCATGGCGGTTTTCATCAAGCCATGGCCAAAGGGATCTACGAGAAGCATGGCGTTCAGGTGGAACTGATGGACGCCGGACCCGGAAGCAAGTTTATGCAAAAGGTGGCGCTTGGCGATGCGGACATCGGTATGAACCGGTTTGATTCCATCGCTCAAGCTGTGGACAAGGGCCTACCTATCGTGGCAGTCGCGATATTTATGTATCACGACGCGGCTGCATTTATGGTGCGAGAGGATTCCCCGGTGAAGACATTTTCAGACTTAGATGGTCGTCGTGTCATGTTGGCAGTGGGTTCGACCTTTGAAGCCTATTTTCGCCGCCAATTCGATATCGAGTTCAAGGCTGTTCCTTACAATTGGGGTTATGGCGAATTCATGATCGACCCTGAGCTTACCCAGCAAAGCTACGTGACCAATGAGCCCTATTTCGTAGCCAGAGAAGGAGTGGCTACCAGGACCTTGCCATTTTACGAGGCCGGTTACGATCCACCGCAGGTCCTTTTCGCCAATCGCGAATTTTTGGAGAAGAATCCTGACACAGTTCGCCGATTTTTAGCAGCCACCATAGAAGGCTATCTGGATTTTATGGATAATGATCCTCAGCCCGCCTTTGATTCGATCCATTCCTATAATCCCAATCTCGATCAAGATCACATGCGTTTCGCCCATGGGGTTTTGGTGGACCAGCATTTTCTCCGCGGGGAGCCTGAATTGGATTATCAATACGGAACCATGCCAGATGCTAAGATGAGAAAGGTCGTAGACATCCTGAAGGACCTAGACCTTGTATCCAAAGAGCTCACACTTGAAGAATGCGTCGATTCCTCATTTCTCCCCGGAGAAGATTAG
- a CDS encoding ABC transporter permease — protein MQKRLLNWMLPVAGGLILYLIWILFKVIGGQEDWILPWPGQILAAIGEEFSILMGAAIQTGASALVGFLFSIVVGIGLSVLLASAQWVRTMWYPWVIFFQMVPVIVLAPIFVLWYGQGLPSIVAITFMITFFPIVANTTMGLVSTDKNLIDLFTTLNASTQAEVFMLRVPFALPYFLTGLKISGTLAPIGALVGDFYAGEASGGKGGLGYLVVSYSSQLETAALFATALVACLLGFVFVSGVNYLHWLLLHNWHESAIRRET, from the coding sequence ATGCAAAAACGCCTACTCAATTGGATGCTGCCTGTAGCCGGCGGACTTATACTCTATCTCATTTGGATTCTCTTCAAAGTCATCGGAGGGCAAGAGGATTGGATTCTTCCCTGGCCGGGACAGATTTTGGCCGCGATTGGAGAGGAATTTAGTATCCTAATGGGTGCAGCCATTCAGACGGGAGCTTCCGCTCTGGTGGGCTTTCTGTTTTCCATCGTAGTTGGCATCGGCTTAAGCGTACTCCTTGCATCCGCTCAGTGGGTACGGACGATGTGGTATCCATGGGTGATCTTTTTCCAGATGGTCCCCGTCATCGTATTGGCCCCAATCTTCGTACTCTGGTACGGGCAGGGTCTTCCGAGCATCGTAGCGATCACCTTCATGATCACCTTCTTCCCTATCGTCGCAAATACGACCATGGGCTTGGTCTCGACTGACAAGAACCTCATAGATCTTTTCACCACGCTCAATGCCTCCACTCAAGCAGAGGTTTTCATGCTCCGCGTTCCTTTCGCCCTGCCATACTTCCTGACAGGCTTGAAGATCTCCGGTACCCTCGCTCCGATAGGCGCCTTGGTAGGCGACTTCTATGCGGGCGAAGCCTCCGGCGGAAAAGGGGGTCTTGGCTACCTCGTGGTATCCTACAGCTCGCAGTTAGAGACCGCAGCGCTTTTCGCGACCGCACTGGTGGCTTGCTTGCTTGGTTTCGTCTTCGTCTCAGGGGTCAATTATCTGCACTGGCTCTTGCTGCACAACTGGCACGAATCCGCCATCCGACGCGAAACCTAG
- a CDS encoding sulfatase family protein, translated as MYPLAAKLSILFLLGLACLNAASEQPNIVLIMADDHGRWATGTYGDSRIRTPNMDQLAAEGVRFDAAISPAPVCSPSRASFFTGRIPSQHGVHDFLSEDEPFDKKGRLDGETLLSEKLKKAGYKTGLFGKWHADGEGWKPVRGFDKWLSYDLRAMDWITQYAHSGTVHYSVDGEAVSKTGMQAWFLTESALEFIDSAEGAPFFTCLTYVEPHFPFEGLPERTVSYYRDFASELLPYGDNSWTNRSNKKTGDTPQHEEWVAQYLAAVTLLDEQIGRLQDGLQARGLLENTIIIYVSDHGHMTGQYGLYGKANGSLPLNLTEETLSIPLIISGPREWIRPAQVRSEFVNLCDLHETIVDLAGSDETPKGPGKALTPLLQGERVREWRQRQFAEYGNARMISDGRWKLVRYYAEDPASAPVDHWFDLSNPRKERVPSIGPHQEAKEDFVSQLETYFTRWEEPGKSGRQVWSLPRFNAGEPWTKEPLPISSN; from the coding sequence ATGTATCCTTTGGCGGCAAAGCTTAGCATTCTTTTCCTTTTGGGTTTGGCCTGCCTAAACGCGGCCAGCGAACAACCCAACATTGTCCTCATCATGGCGGACGACCATGGACGCTGGGCAACTGGGACCTATGGAGATTCGCGTATCCGAACTCCAAATATGGATCAGCTCGCCGCAGAGGGAGTGAGATTTGACGCGGCGATTTCGCCAGCCCCAGTTTGCTCCCCTTCCCGAGCGAGCTTCTTCACAGGCCGCATTCCGTCGCAGCACGGCGTACACGACTTTTTGTCGGAAGATGAGCCTTTTGATAAAAAAGGAAGGCTCGATGGAGAAACGCTTTTGTCCGAGAAGTTGAAGAAAGCGGGCTACAAAACGGGCCTTTTTGGCAAATGGCACGCAGATGGTGAAGGTTGGAAGCCGGTACGTGGTTTCGACAAATGGCTTAGCTATGACCTGCGAGCAATGGATTGGATAACTCAGTACGCCCATAGCGGGACAGTCCACTATTCGGTCGATGGAGAGGCGGTAAGCAAAACCGGTATGCAAGCCTGGTTCCTAACCGAGTCCGCCCTCGAATTCATAGACAGCGCGGAGGGGGCTCCCTTCTTCACATGCCTCACCTACGTCGAGCCTCATTTTCCCTTCGAAGGGCTTCCGGAGAGAACGGTTTCCTATTACCGCGATTTCGCTTCGGAACTGCTTCCCTATGGCGACAATAGCTGGACCAATCGCTCAAATAAAAAGACGGGCGACACCCCTCAACACGAAGAGTGGGTCGCTCAATACCTCGCCGCCGTCACCCTGCTCGACGAGCAAATCGGTCGGCTCCAAGATGGTCTGCAAGCGAGAGGACTGCTCGAAAACACGATTATCATCTACGTTTCCGACCATGGACACATGACCGGACAATATGGTCTGTATGGGAAGGCTAATGGAAGTCTGCCCCTGAACCTCACGGAAGAGACCCTCTCAATTCCGCTTATAATTTCCGGGCCCAGAGAATGGATACGGCCTGCCCAGGTGAGATCCGAATTCGTCAACCTTTGTGATCTTCACGAAACTATCGTCGATTTGGCCGGCAGCGATGAAACTCCCAAAGGTCCGGGCAAAGCATTGACTCCGCTCTTGCAAGGCGAACGTGTAAGAGAATGGCGACAACGTCAATTTGCAGAGTACGGCAACGCTCGCATGATTAGCGACGGACGCTGGAAGTTGGTCAGGTACTACGCTGAAGATCCAGCATCGGCACCGGTCGACCATTGGTTCGATCTTTCAAATCCAAGAAAGGAACGCGTTCCCAGCATTGGCCCCCACCAAGAGGCAAAAGAAGATTTCGTATCGCAACTAGAAACTTACTTCACACGCTGGGAAGAGCCGGGCAAAAGTGGTCGACAGGTCTGGTCCCTACCCCGCTTCAACGCTGGCGAGCCATGGACCAAGGAGCCGCTTCCCATATCCAGCAACTAA
- a CDS encoding ABC transporter substrate-binding protein — MDRSRVTTTVATLLAALTLFACRASKEKTNDKEASTTNRLEFSEEESHQKLKDAFSWDRYVSNDYLPIQGETDFSNFKSATGPTKKLRVALPWLVNDQVPALWFGLARGYFEQEGLDIEVVPGGPGRDNLILLLSNQVDIAIASSTTSVIRMLASDTGGEVVAVGALQKEYPYAYIAIDQTIPQSQTSQRELTAEDFRGKKLGMTPGGEIFLSFALEKLGLESSDIVVSKAGTSLVPLTNGVYDYYTTMADNNPRKLEAMGYQNWMLWEFRKHGWEDYHNVVTVLPSTLQNDAESVRAFLRGLDHSLRELLAADSLSAAKEIHPLIEESGLTAELIARRLDLQRPLSLAKPNEDLLFMTEDRWVEAAAILWRHGAIDLPDQTSSPE; from the coding sequence ATGGATCGTTCCCGCGTTACAACAACAGTAGCCACTTTACTCGCCGCTCTCACTCTTTTCGCCTGCCGAGCTTCCAAGGAAAAGACAAACGACAAAGAAGCCTCCACCACTAACCGTCTGGAGTTTAGCGAAGAGGAGAGTCATCAGAAACTAAAGGACGCATTTTCTTGGGATCGCTACGTATCCAACGACTACCTACCCATCCAGGGGGAGACGGATTTCTCGAATTTTAAATCGGCAACTGGCCCAACGAAGAAGCTTCGAGTCGCCTTGCCGTGGCTAGTGAACGATCAAGTGCCAGCTCTCTGGTTCGGACTCGCCCGAGGGTATTTCGAGCAAGAGGGCTTGGATATCGAGGTCGTCCCCGGAGGACCTGGACGGGACAACCTGATCCTGCTGCTCAGCAATCAGGTCGACATAGCGATCGCATCTTCCACTACCAGCGTTATCCGCATGTTGGCCAGCGACACAGGAGGCGAGGTAGTCGCGGTGGGCGCTTTGCAAAAGGAGTATCCCTACGCCTACATCGCCATCGATCAAACAATCCCCCAGTCTCAAACTTCGCAGCGGGAGCTTACAGCGGAAGATTTTCGCGGAAAAAAGCTAGGCATGACGCCGGGCGGCGAGATCTTCTTGTCCTTCGCACTCGAGAAGCTCGGGCTAGAGTCCAGCGATATCGTAGTGAGCAAAGCAGGAACCAGTCTCGTGCCGCTGACCAACGGCGTCTACGACTACTATACCACCATGGCCGACAACAATCCGAGGAAGCTCGAAGCTATGGGATACCAGAACTGGATGCTTTGGGAATTTCGCAAGCACGGCTGGGAAGACTATCATAATGTCGTTACCGTTCTGCCGAGTACGCTGCAAAACGATGCTGAGAGCGTACGAGCCTTTTTGCGCGGATTGGATCATAGCTTGAGAGAGCTTTTGGCTGCAGATAGCTTGAGCGCGGCAAAGGAGATTCATCCCTTGATCGAGGAATCGGGACTTACCGCCGAGCTAATCGCGAGGCGACTGGATCTGCAAAGGCCCCTCTCTCTAGCCAAACCAAACGAGGATCTCCTGTTCATGACCGAGGATCGTTGGGTGGAGGCAGCCGCAATTTTGTGGCGACACGGAGCCATCGATTTACCGGATCAAACTTCGTCGCCCGAGTAG
- a CDS encoding DUF5069 domain-containing protein, whose protein sequence is MTNYSSPDLTQQPPRSPRVRLGGFAILPRVIDKCRAVLAGTNGDYNYACALDQHFFTFTKIDPEAMKAEIAAGKGDGEILAWVMENLGRDLSLPDILAWSAYHQSRSPDNPTYRAKFNKMHETLAPDRTDIVTSFDMLDLDDYVSFGGKA, encoded by the coding sequence ATGACCAACTACTCAAGCCCAGACCTGACCCAACAACCTCCGCGAAGCCCTCGCGTCCGACTTGGAGGCTTCGCGATCCTCCCACGTGTGATTGACAAATGTCGTGCCGTGTTGGCTGGAACCAACGGCGACTACAATTACGCCTGCGCCTTAGACCAGCATTTCTTCACATTTACCAAAATCGATCCCGAGGCGATGAAAGCTGAAATCGCTGCGGGCAAGGGAGATGGTGAGATTCTCGCTTGGGTAATGGAAAATCTGGGACGCGACCTAAGCCTACCTGACATTTTGGCTTGGTCGGCTTACCACCAGAGCCGATCTCCGGACAATCCCACATACCGAGCCAAATTCAACAAGATGCACGAAACGCTGGCCCCGGATCGCACTGATATTGTGACGTCCTTCGATATGCTCGACCTCGACGACTATGTATCCTTTGGCGGCAAAGCTTAG